In Bosea vestrisii, the following are encoded in one genomic region:
- a CDS encoding response regulator transcription factor, with translation MPTARPSWEALPRLAPGCIVTDIRMPRLTGLKLQERLAAARCRWPVVVITGHGDVEACRAAFRNGAADFLTKPVDEQVLIDTVQAALATLDGLLAAESGTASLRIKLERLSQREAEILALIAEGRSTKEIARGLAISPRTVDTHRAHLAEKLETTSVAEMVRLHLVGADR, from the coding sequence ATGCCGACGGCGCGGCCTTCCTGGGAGGCGCTGCCGCGTCTGGCGCCTGGCTGCATCGTCACCGATATCCGCATGCCGCGGCTGACCGGGTTGAAGCTGCAGGAGCGGTTAGCCGCCGCCCGCTGCCGCTGGCCAGTCGTGGTCATCACCGGCCATGGCGATGTCGAGGCCTGTCGTGCCGCCTTCCGCAATGGCGCCGCCGATTTCCTGACCAAGCCGGTCGACGAGCAGGTGCTGATCGATACCGTCCAGGCGGCGCTGGCGACGCTCGACGGCTTGCTCGCGGCCGAGAGCGGAACGGCTTCACTCCGCATCAAGCTCGAGCGACTGTCGCAGCGCGAGGCCGAGATCCTCGCTTTGATCGCGGAGGGGCGCTCGACCAAGGAGATCGCGCGCGGTCTCGCCATTTCGCCGCGCACTGTCGACACGCACCGCGCCCATCTCGCCGAGAAGCTGGAAACGACCTCCGTCGCCGAGATGGTCCGACTGCATTTGGTCGGCGCCGATCGGTAG